One Myxococcales bacterium DNA window includes the following coding sequences:
- a CDS encoding DUF2071 domain-containing protein, giving the protein DSWHGRTFVSVVGFQFLRTRVLGVPIPFHRHFEEVNLRFYVRHKNEGEWRRGVVFVQELVPKRAIALIANQVYGENYRALPMRHDVEFSQGAGSNRVSYEWRHDVRWEGVSATFSGSPVLPEDDAEEAFITEHYWGYAQQPNHSAVEYQVEHPRWRVWRAETASLECDVSSLYGPEFRDALSGPPSSAFVADGSPVVVRRGRLPK; this is encoded by the coding sequence CGACTCGTGGCACGGGCGCACCTTCGTGAGTGTCGTCGGGTTTCAGTTTCTTCGAACACGCGTACTCGGCGTTCCTATCCCGTTTCATCGTCACTTCGAGGAGGTCAATCTTCGGTTTTATGTGCGCCACAAGAACGAAGGCGAGTGGCGCCGCGGTGTTGTGTTCGTGCAGGAGCTAGTTCCCAAGCGGGCTATCGCCCTCATCGCGAACCAGGTCTACGGAGAGAACTACAGAGCACTGCCAATGCGACACGATGTCGAGTTTTCTCAAGGAGCGGGGTCGAATCGCGTTTCCTACGAATGGCGACACGACGTTCGCTGGGAGGGCGTATCTGCGACCTTCTCCGGGAGCCCGGTCCTCCCTGAGGATGACGCGGAAGAGGCCTTCATCACCGAGCACTATTGGGGCTACGCACAGCAACCGAATCATTCCGCCGTTGAATACCAGGTCGAGCATCCACGGTGGCGAGTGTGGCGCGCCGAGACTGCGTCGCTCGAGTGTGATGTATCCTCGCTATACGGACCCGAATTTCGCGATGCGCTCTCTGGCCCACCAAGCTCAGCCTTCGTTGCCGACGGTTCTCCGGTTGTCGTTCGTCGAGGCCGCTTGCCCAAGTAG
- a CDS encoding carboxymuconolactone decarboxylase family protein — translation MEACRVDLLTLEEAKKAAETVNVPSALAELNVFRVMLNRPKTAKALSDLLLSLLFGGELDDRLRELLIMRIGWSTGSDYEWTQHWKIAREQFGCSDQDLLELQGDWRKSDHFSDDDKILLSAVDALVEDGTLTAELTQECIDAFGQNATIELTTAVGCWSLVSKVARSLAIPLEDGIASWPPEGVQP, via the coding sequence ATGGAAGCTTGCAGAGTCGATCTACTCACCCTTGAAGAAGCCAAGAAGGCCGCAGAGACCGTGAACGTGCCTTCTGCGTTGGCGGAGCTGAACGTCTTCCGCGTCATGCTGAACCGTCCCAAGACCGCCAAAGCGCTCTCGGACCTTCTTCTCTCCCTGCTCTTTGGCGGAGAACTAGACGACCGCCTGCGAGAACTGCTCATCATGCGGATAGGCTGGAGCACTGGCTCCGACTATGAGTGGACCCAGCACTGGAAAATCGCCCGAGAACAATTCGGCTGCAGCGACCAGGACCTGCTCGAGCTTCAGGGCGACTGGCGCAAGAGCGACCACTTCAGTGATGACGACAAGATCCTGCTCTCCGCCGTGGATGCCCTGGTTGAAGACGGCACCCTCACCGCTGAACTCACTCAGGAATGCATCGATGCGTTTGGCCAAAATGCCACCATCGAACTCACCACGGCCGTCGGCTGCTGGAGCCTCGTTTCAAAAGTTGCCAGGTCCCTCGCGATTCCCCTCGAAGATGGAATTGCGTCCTGGCCGCCAGAGGGTGTCCAGCCGTAG